A portion of the Tachypleus tridentatus isolate NWPU-2018 unplaced genomic scaffold, ASM421037v1 Hic_cluster_1, whole genome shotgun sequence genome contains these proteins:
- the LOC143242026 gene encoding phosphopentomutase-like, whose amino-acid sequence MFMVDVAVMLNCPDNISMWYEVKAIERLVTGHPKSTFKCFFRFAELVATVFISQDIPAYLYSDITPTPFVPFGVLQLGCAAGVMVTASHNPKDDNGYKVYWSNGAQIISPHDKGIQKSIEENLEPWPSSWKTEVLSSSPLHKDPLDNMKRKYYDCMSENIYEREMNAKCSLTFTFTAMHGVSHTFMVEAFIVCGFQQFVPVPEQMEPDPDFPTVKFPNPEEGKSALDLSMHTANTNNSSLILANDPDADRLAIAEKLPSGEWKVFTGNETGALLGWWLWYCHKQGSEVKGQQRVCYICQGLSCLLIYLS is encoded by the exons ATGTTTATGGTGGATGTTGCTGTCATGTTAAACTGCCCTGACAATATCAGCATGTGGTACGAAGTTAAGGCCATTGAAAGA TTGGTTACTGGTCATCCTAAATCTACTTTTAAATGCTTCTTCAGGTTTGCAGAATTAGTAGCTACTGTATTCATTTCACAAGACATACCAGCCTACCTGTACTCTGACATCACACCAACACCTTTTGTACCATTTGGAGTTTTGCAGCTAGGGTGTGCTGCTGGAGTCATGGTCACTGCTTCTCATAATCCCAAGGATGATAATGGTTACAAA gTTTATTGGAGCAATGGTGCTCAG ATTATCTCACCTCATGACAAAGGAATTCAGAAGAGCATTGAGGAAAATCTTGAACCCTGGCCTTCCTCATGGAAAACTGAAGTCCTCAGTTCAAGTCCACTCCATAAGGACCCTCTAGATAATATGAAGAGGAAATACTACGACTGTATGAGTGAGAACATTTATGAGAG GGAGATGAATGCCAAGTGTTCCTTGACTTTTACTTTCACTGCCATGCATGGTGTGTCGCATACTTTCATGGTGGAAGCTTTTATTGTCTGTGGATTCCAACAATTTGTTCCTGTACCAGAGCAGATGGAACCAGATCCAGACTTTCCAACTGTCAAGTTTCCCAATCCAGAAGAAGGGAAAAGTGCACTG GATTTGTCCATGCATACTGCCAATACCAATAACAGTTCCCTGATTTTGGCCAATGATCCAGACGCTGATCGACTAGCTATTGCAGAAAAACTACCAAG tGGAGAATGGAAGGTCTTCACTGGCAACGAAACTGGAGCTCTTCTTGGCTGGTGGTTGTGGTATTGCCACAAGCAGGGTTCAGAGGTCAAAGGTCAGCAAAGAGTTTGTTACATCTGTCAAGGCTTGTCTTGTTTACTAATATACCTCAGTTAA